From Calditrichota bacterium, one genomic window encodes:
- a CDS encoding amino acid adenylation domain-containing protein: MSDLSKRLSKLTPEQRELLQKKLSKSIKKKEKIEKRPDQSVYEMSSAQKRLWFLNQMDPKSVFYNIPSAIRLHGKIDIELLQKSINKVIERHEVLRSYYITNDNGEPEQKIDNSAKIELNQIDISSANTEEVDSSIQKTLKEEAAKSFDISEAPLLRASLIKIAPDDHVLCVNMHHIIADGWSIGIFIQEITYLIQNHNSASATLLPDLSIQFADYSAWQLQQSNNDKINKQLEYWKTALKGMPNFLELHTDHSRPSVMTANGKHHLFSIDQLTSTKIKNLAKENQVSPYSILMAAFQIFLYKISGQEDFGVGAPIANRNRKEIENLIGFFVNTIVLRARFEEDISFNSLVKHISSDVAEASDNQDVPFDSIVESLVPKRELSYSPLFQVMFDFQSAPILGSKELKVDILDIEIEVAKFDLLLLMLDTPDGIKCTFEYNTDLFATPTIVRFSQFFTTLIKAITSNPDQMVSELSLIDEAATKKIIYDWNKTESKYSSEASVHELFEKQVEKSPDSIAVSYGEYKVNYRELNENANKLAHYLINNGVEKGAHVALYMERSIEMITSFIAILKAGGVYVPLDTSYPKERLTFMLEDSNAVILLSQEQLADKLPETDIQILNVDFSEEKINKINKTTNPDINISSGEKAYIIYTSGSTGKPKGVVVPHKAITRLVLNTNYVDFSKSIVMAQVSNASFDAATFEIWGALLNGGKLVGIKKEIMLSTKNFVAELRKHKINTSFVTVAFFNQIISEVPDAFKTFDTLMFGGEAATPSSVYKAFKSGPPKRLLNGYGPTENTTFSCWYEVKNIEENATNVPIGKPIANSTCYVLDKNLKIVPVGVPGELFVGGDGLALGYHDREDLTNERFIADPFSKKPGARMYKTGDLVAYLEDGNIEFISRIDQQVKLRGFRIELGEIESILKNHPEIDESIVLARKNKNDETQLVAYIIKKNNNEIESSNIKTFLLKSLPDYMVPVIYITIDKIPHTPNGKIDRKALPDPEDYRPAVKNKFIAARNDLEKLLVKTWQDILGLNQVGVYDNFFDIGGNSLKAAVFTNRIQKEFNETMHVGAIFKAPTVAELAMYINEYFPEKIKSYFGSEIKSADEYKIILSEDGEIEKIKQDDIDLFSSLIHPLAELPAEVSSRSSKNPRAVFLLSPPRSGSTLMRVMLAGNKNLFSPPELDLLTFNTLQERKEAFSKDGLQIWLESPLQAIMEAKSCDVEKAKMIMADFESKKLSVKDFYFEMQNWLSDKLIVDKTPTYAFDPNILKRMEEDFEDPLYIHLVRHPYAMIYSFIEAKLDQNFFRHKHSFSRRELAELIWIISNRNIVEFLQSVPEERQVQIRFEDILADPKSNMENLCRFMNIDFSNDMLKPYEGKKMTAGISENSQMVGDFKFYLHKNINSSVADKWRTYHSNDFLSDSSWEIAEQFGYAVEKDIAKNQNEKSSITSIPAVPRDEDLVLSFAQERLWFLDQMNPNDIQYNIPSAIRIKGELKKEILKKSLNEIVNRHETLRTIFQSSTGKALQLIIQGLSFPIIEHDISNRSLSQEELDNEALKIANEEVAKPFNLATGPLIRSLLLKVAEDEFILVLVFHHIISDGWSGNIFINELASLYNSLSQGNQPSLPQLPIQYADFASWQREWLSEERLQSQQSFWENQLKNAPPLIELSTDFPRTQSTNFDGKRDVFHIPENLYLNLKKLSKKHNTTLFTTLLAAFVTFLYRYSNQDDITVGTPTANRTRSEIEPLIGFFVNTLVLRSFLNDNMSFTDLLNQLKKTTADAFDNQDIPFEKLVNALQPERETTHSPLFQVMFSLQHSEIQKIELQDLSIRPFNFESSTSKFDLSLEMVEHTNRLVGIFEYKTDLFKEETINRMIDHFQFLLDEFVKDQDQLISKTKLFDAEDQKALLQKWNSAIIDYQNDGLIHQQFERQAKKTPDVTAVHFDIKSFTYNELNLRSNRLARYLQRKNAKAESIIGILMDRSTDMIEAILAIMKTGAAYLPLDPIYPTDRIQYMLEDSNAKLLLTKGNLAQNLSLGKTEIINIDKLQDEFAGEDSSNLNTPVLSDNLAYIIYTSGSTGKPKGVMVKHQSALNLAANLDKEIYRAIGGEKQRISLNAPIPFDASMQQIVMLTKGHELYIIPNDARNSGENLLEYIQKHKISVLDCVPSQLKLLLEAGLLNPGTEAPKAVLPGGEAIDASTWQTLCEAPNTEFFNMYGPTECTVDSSICRVSENSEQPTIGKAIANAQFYVLDKYLQPVPLGVAGELHISGEGLARGYLNRPGLTADKFIPDPFSKNSGSRMYKSGDLVRQLPNGNLDFVGRVDHQVKVRGFRMELGEIEAVLKNHAQIKDAVVNTFEDGNEGKRLSAYLISDIERPVISDLRDHLKQSLPEYMIPAFFTFLDEFPLTPNGKINLKALPKPEVERDSLNTEFIDATSDAEKILVQIWKEVLSADKIGINDNFFELGGDSILSIQVIARAKSAGINITPKNLFDAPTISGLAALAGEIKVINAQQGMVSGAVPLTAVQHYFFDRDLARKEHWNQSIMLATSQQFEPEILKNTIAKIIEHHDALRLQYTFQDGIWHQSNIEKLAEAPFHYFDFSSAPSENQLQKVLEETTKLQKNLNLENGPIIQSAYFKLSGNLQNRLFITINHLAVDGVSWRILMEDIQNAYVQLSSGKEAQLPPKTTSFQYWSEQINKYAQSANLEKEHAFWLEQTSPNVAGIPIDFSKGENLESSLKTIESGLEKITTDALLKDVPGVYNTQINDALLTALLRAIQKGTGQNNLLLDLEGHGREEIIEDADVSRTVGWFTSVYPLKLSTTGVSDIAETLKSVKEQLRAIPNKGIGFGLLRYLSSSPEKQKLADLAKPEIVFNYLGQFDQRNDSSGQFMAMNDIASPERSDLNLRSHLIDVSISIVNGELKTNFGYSENFFLEETIQKLSDDFINELRQLITHCQEVESGSYTPSDFEEADLDQDELDDILSDFE, translated from the coding sequence ATGTCAGACCTATCAAAACGACTTTCTAAACTTACTCCGGAACAGCGCGAACTGCTTCAGAAGAAGTTGAGCAAATCTATAAAGAAAAAAGAGAAAATTGAAAAAAGGCCGGATCAGAGTGTTTACGAAATGTCTTCTGCGCAAAAACGTTTGTGGTTTTTGAACCAAATGGATCCGAAAAGTGTTTTTTATAACATTCCTTCTGCGATTCGTTTACATGGCAAAATAGATATTGAGCTTCTGCAAAAAAGTATTAACAAGGTTATTGAGCGGCATGAAGTTTTGCGTTCCTATTATATCACAAATGATAATGGTGAACCTGAGCAAAAAATTGACAACAGTGCAAAAATTGAACTAAATCAGATTGATATTTCCTCAGCAAATACCGAAGAAGTTGATTCTTCAATTCAAAAAACCCTAAAAGAAGAAGCTGCTAAATCTTTCGATATAAGCGAAGCACCTTTACTTAGAGCATCTCTAATAAAAATTGCTCCCGATGATCATGTACTTTGTGTGAATATGCATCACATAATTGCAGATGGTTGGTCAATCGGTATTTTTATACAGGAAATAACCTATCTTATTCAAAACCATAATTCAGCATCAGCGACACTTTTGCCAGATTTATCTATTCAATTTGCCGATTACTCAGCATGGCAGTTACAGCAATCAAATAATGACAAAATAAATAAACAGCTTGAATATTGGAAAACTGCATTAAAAGGAATGCCGAACTTTCTTGAGCTGCATACCGACCATTCCCGTCCTTCTGTGATGACAGCAAATGGGAAACATCATCTGTTTTCGATTGACCAACTTACATCTACAAAAATAAAAAATCTGGCCAAAGAAAACCAGGTCTCACCTTATAGTATTTTAATGGCTGCATTCCAGATTTTTCTCTATAAAATTAGTGGCCAGGAAGATTTTGGAGTCGGTGCACCAATTGCAAACCGCAACCGTAAAGAAATTGAAAACCTGATTGGATTTTTTGTTAACACAATTGTATTGCGTGCCAGGTTTGAAGAAGATATTAGTTTTAATTCTTTGGTAAAACACATCAGCAGCGATGTGGCAGAAGCTTCAGACAACCAGGATGTTCCATTTGATTCAATTGTTGAAAGCCTTGTTCCAAAACGAGAATTGAGCTACTCACCACTATTTCAAGTCATGTTCGATTTTCAATCAGCACCGATTCTTGGAAGCAAAGAATTAAAAGTAGATATTTTGGATATCGAAATTGAAGTGGCAAAATTTGACCTGCTGCTTTTAATGCTTGATACTCCCGATGGTATAAAATGTACTTTTGAATACAATACAGATCTTTTCGCAACACCAACTATTGTGCGGTTTAGTCAATTTTTTACAACTTTGATCAAAGCAATTACATCAAATCCTGATCAAATGGTTTCTGAGCTTTCGTTAATAGATGAAGCTGCAACAAAAAAAATCATTTACGATTGGAATAAAACGGAATCTAAATATTCATCAGAGGCGTCTGTTCATGAACTCTTTGAAAAACAAGTTGAAAAGTCCCCGGATTCTATCGCAGTGTCTTATGGGGAATATAAAGTCAATTACCGTGAGCTAAATGAAAATGCCAATAAACTGGCCCATTACCTGATAAACAATGGAGTTGAAAAAGGAGCACATGTAGCCCTTTACATGGAGCGTTCCATTGAAATGATCACCTCATTTATAGCAATTTTAAAAGCAGGTGGTGTTTATGTTCCACTGGATACATCCTATCCAAAAGAGCGTCTGACATTTATGCTGGAGGACAGTAATGCGGTTATCCTCCTTTCGCAGGAACAACTTGCAGACAAATTACCGGAAACAGATATCCAAATTTTAAACGTTGATTTTAGTGAAGAAAAAATCAACAAGATTAATAAAACTACAAATCCTGATATTAATATTTCCTCTGGTGAGAAAGCCTATATCATTTATACATCCGGCTCTACCGGCAAACCCAAAGGCGTAGTTGTGCCGCATAAAGCAATTACCCGGCTTGTCTTAAACACCAATTATGTAGATTTTTCTAAAAGTATTGTTATGGCCCAGGTTTCCAATGCGTCTTTTGATGCGGCAACATTTGAAATATGGGGAGCTTTGTTAAACGGTGGAAAATTAGTAGGAATTAAAAAAGAGATAATGCTTTCAACAAAGAACTTTGTTGCAGAGTTGAGAAAACACAAAATTAATACTTCTTTTGTGACAGTTGCCTTTTTTAATCAGATTATTAGTGAAGTCCCAGACGCATTTAAAACATTTGATACCTTAATGTTCGGCGGCGAAGCTGCTACTCCTTCATCAGTTTATAAAGCTTTCAAAAGTGGTCCGCCAAAAAGATTATTAAATGGTTATGGGCCAACAGAAAACACAACATTTTCTTGTTGGTATGAAGTTAAAAATATTGAAGAAAATGCTACCAATGTCCCGATTGGAAAACCAATAGCCAACTCCACATGTTACGTATTAGACAAAAATTTAAAGATTGTTCCGGTTGGAGTTCCCGGAGAATTGTTTGTTGGAGGAGATGGCCTGGCGCTTGGCTATCATGATCGGGAAGACCTTACAAATGAACGCTTCATAGCTGATCCTTTTTCTAAAAAGCCCGGTGCCAGAATGTATAAAACCGGAGACCTGGTTGCATATCTTGAAGATGGGAATATTGAATTTATAAGCCGCATTGATCAACAAGTTAAATTACGTGGCTTTAGAATTGAACTTGGCGAAATTGAGTCAATCTTAAAAAATCATCCTGAAATAGATGAAAGTATTGTTCTTGCGCGAAAAAATAAAAATGATGAAACTCAACTAGTCGCATATATCATTAAGAAAAATAATAATGAGATCGAATCAAGTAATATTAAAACGTTTTTATTGAAATCTTTACCAGATTATATGGTGCCGGTTATTTATATTACTATTGATAAAATCCCGCATACACCCAACGGTAAAATCGATAGAAAAGCCCTGCCCGACCCGGAAGATTACAGACCGGCAGTTAAAAATAAATTTATTGCTGCAAGAAACGATCTTGAAAAGCTTCTGGTAAAGACCTGGCAGGATATTTTGGGTCTTAATCAAGTTGGCGTTTATGATAACTTTTTCGATATCGGTGGCAATTCACTAAAAGCAGCCGTTTTTACAAACAGGATTCAGAAAGAGTTTAATGAAACGATGCATGTCGGTGCCATTTTCAAGGCTCCAACGGTGGCTGAACTTGCCATGTATATCAACGAATATTTCCCGGAAAAAATAAAGAGCTATTTTGGCTCAGAAATCAAATCTGCTGATGAATATAAAATCATATTAAGTGAAGATGGTGAAATTGAAAAAATAAAACAGGATGATATTGATCTATTCTCTTCTTTAATACATCCTCTTGCAGAACTTCCTGCTGAAGTAAGTTCACGAAGTTCTAAAAACCCGCGGGCTGTCTTTTTGCTTTCACCGCCCCGCTCTGGCTCTACGTTGATGCGAGTGATGCTCGCCGGAAATAAAAACCTGTTTTCACCGCCGGAATTGGACTTGCTGACTTTTAATACTTTGCAGGAACGTAAAGAAGCTTTCTCAAAAGACGGATTGCAAATCTGGCTCGAGTCTCCCCTTCAGGCCATTATGGAAGCAAAATCATGCGATGTTGAAAAAGCCAAAATGATCATGGCGGATTTTGAGAGTAAAAAATTATCTGTAAAAGATTTTTATTTTGAAATGCAAAACTGGTTATCTGATAAACTTATTGTAGATAAAACCCCAACTTATGCTTTCGATCCAAACATACTAAAAAGGATGGAAGAAGATTTTGAAGATCCGCTTTATATCCACCTGGTACGCCATCCTTATGCCATGATCTATTCATTTATAGAAGCTAAGCTTGATCAGAATTTCTTCCGCCACAAACATTCTTTTTCACGCCGTGAATTGGCAGAACTGATTTGGATTATTTCCAACCGTAATATTGTTGAGTTTTTACAATCGGTTCCTGAAGAGCGCCAGGTTCAAATTCGATTTGAAGATATTTTGGCTGATCCAAAATCAAATATGGAAAATTTATGTCGTTTTATGAACATTGATTTTTCCAATGATATGCTTAAGCCATATGAAGGTAAAAAAATGACCGCCGGAATTTCTGAAAACTCCCAAATGGTGGGTGATTTCAAATTTTACCTCCACAAAAATATCAATTCCTCGGTGGCTGATAAATGGCGCACCTATCACTCTAATGATTTTTTATCTGATTCAAGCTGGGAAATTGCTGAACAATTTGGTTATGCCGTTGAAAAAGATATCGCAAAAAATCAAAATGAGAAGAGCTCTATAACATCAATCCCGGCAGTTCCGCGAGATGAAGATTTGGTTCTCTCTTTTGCGCAAGAACGTTTGTGGTTTTTGGATCAAATGAACCCAAACGATATTCAATATAATATCCCCAGCGCGATCCGCATAAAAGGTGAGTTGAAAAAAGAAATTCTCAAAAAGAGTTTAAATGAAATCGTAAACCGCCACGAAACACTACGTACAATTTTCCAGTCCAGCACCGGGAAAGCTTTACAGCTAATTATTCAGGGACTCTCTTTTCCTATTATTGAACACGATATTAGTAACAGAAGTTTAAGTCAAGAAGAGCTTGATAATGAAGCATTAAAAATTGCCAATGAAGAAGTAGCAAAACCTTTTAATTTAGCAACCGGCCCACTCATTCGTTCACTTTTGCTAAAAGTTGCTGAAGATGAGTTTATTTTAGTTTTAGTTTTTCATCACATTATTTCCGATGGCTGGTCAGGCAATATTTTTATAAACGAACTTGCTAGTCTTTATAATTCTCTCAGCCAGGGCAATCAACCTTCTTTGCCACAACTCCCAATCCAATATGCAGATTTTGCATCCTGGCAACGGGAATGGCTTAGTGAGGAAAGATTACAGTCACAACAAAGTTTCTGGGAAAATCAGCTAAAAAATGCACCCCCTTTAATTGAACTTTCTACCGATTTCCCGAGAACTCAATCTACAAATTTTGATGGCAAAAGAGATGTTTTTCATATCCCGGAAAACTTATATCTCAATCTTAAAAAATTATCAAAAAAACATAATACAACCCTGTTTACAACACTTTTAGCTGCTTTTGTTACTTTTCTTTACCGCTATTCCAATCAGGATGATATTACTGTCGGAACACCGACCGCCAACCGTACGCGAAGTGAAATTGAGCCTCTTATTGGCTTTTTTGTGAACACACTGGTATTACGAAGTTTTTTAAATGACAACATGTCTTTTACTGACCTTTTGAACCAGTTGAAGAAAACTACTGCAGATGCATTTGACAATCAGGATATACCTTTTGAAAAACTGGTTAATGCCCTTCAACCGGAAAGGGAAACAACTCATTCGCCACTATTTCAGGTAATGTTTTCTTTGCAGCATTCAGAGATTCAGAAAATTGAACTTCAGGATTTATCGATCAGACCATTTAATTTTGAAAGCTCTACTTCAAAGTTTGATTTGTCCCTTGAGATGGTTGAGCATACAAACAGACTTGTTGGCATTTTTGAATACAAAACTGATCTTTTCAAAGAAGAAACAATTAATCGAATGATTGACCATTTTCAATTTCTGTTGGATGAATTTGTTAAAGATCAGGATCAACTTATTTCAAAAACAAAGCTATTCGATGCTGAAGATCAAAAAGCACTTTTACAAAAATGGAATTCGGCAATAATAGACTATCAAAATGATGGACTTATCCATCAGCAATTTGAGCGGCAAGCCAAAAAAACACCTGATGTTACGGCTGTACATTTTGATATAAAAAGTTTTACATATAATGAACTTAACTTGCGTTCAAATCGCCTAGCAAGATATTTGCAAAGAAAAAATGCTAAGGCAGAGTCAATTATCGGCATTTTAATGGACCGATCCACAGATATGATTGAAGCGATTTTGGCTATTATGAAGACAGGTGCCGCTTATTTGCCTTTAGATCCTATTTATCCCACGGATAGAATTCAGTACATGTTGGAAGATTCTAACGCCAAATTGCTTTTAACAAAAGGTAATCTTGCTCAAAATTTATCTTTAGGAAAAACTGAAATTATTAATATCGATAAATTGCAGGATGAATTTGCAGGAGAAGACAGCTCTAATCTCAATACACCTGTTTTATCCGATAACCTGGCTTACATCATTTATACATCCGGTTCAACCGGAAAGCCAAAAGGTGTAATGGTTAAGCACCAATCTGCATTAAACCTTGCTGCTAATCTGGATAAAGAAATCTACCGGGCAATCGGCGGAGAAAAGCAACGTATTAGTTTAAACGCGCCTATCCCTTTTGATGCTTCGATGCAGCAAATTGTAATGCTGACCAAAGGACATGAATTATATATCATTCCAAATGATGCACGCAACAGCGGAGAAAACCTTCTTGAATATATTCAAAAGCATAAAATCTCTGTTTTAGATTGCGTTCCATCCCAGCTAAAATTGTTGCTCGAAGCCGGTTTATTAAATCCTGGAACCGAAGCACCAAAAGCAGTTTTACCCGGCGGTGAAGCTATTGACGCCTCTACCTGGCAAACCCTTTGTGAAGCTCCAAATACTGAATTCTTTAATATGTACGGTCCAACCGAATGCACGGTGGATTCATCTATTTGCCGTGTTTCTGAAAACAGTGAACAGCCAACTATTGGAAAAGCAATTGCCAACGCCCAGTTTTATGTTCTTGATAAATATCTTCAGCCGGTTCCATTAGGTGTCGCAGGCGAGTTGCATATTAGCGGTGAAGGCTTGGCGCGTGGCTATTTAAACCGGCCCGGATTAACTGCCGATAAATTTATTCCCGATCCATTTTCAAAAAATTCTGGTTCCAGAATGTATAAAAGCGGTGATCTTGTCCGCCAACTGCCAAATGGTAATTTGGATTTTGTAGGCCGTGTTGATCACCAGGTAAAAGTGCGTGGTTTTAGAATGGAGCTTGGGGAAATAGAGGCCGTTTTAAAAAACCATGCTCAAATCAAAGATGCGGTTGTTAATACTTTTGAAGATGGCAATGAAGGTAAAAGGTTGTCCGCTTATTTAATTTCAGATATTGAAAGACCGGTAATTTCGGATTTACGAGACCATCTAAAACAATCTTTACCGGAGTATATGATACCGGCATTCTTCACATTTCTGGATGAATTCCCTTTAACACCAAATGGCAAAATTAACCTAAAGGCTTTGCCTAAACCAGAAGTTGAAAGGGATTCACTCAACACTGAATTTATTGATGCGACATCCGATGCTGAAAAAATCCTGGTGCAAATTTGGAAAGAAGTATTAAGCGCTGACAAAATTGGAATCAATGACAATTTCTTTGAGCTTGGCGGTGATTCAATTCTTAGCATTCAGGTTATTGCCCGGGCTAAAAGTGCGGGTATAAACATAACACCAAAAAACCTGTTCGATGCGCCTACTATATCAGGTTTGGCAGCTTTGGCCGGTGAAATAAAAGTAATTAATGCACAACAAGGAATGGTTAGCGGAGCTGTTCCGTTAACAGCCGTTCAACATTACTTTTTTGATCGGGACCTTGCAAGGAAAGAGCATTGGAACCAATCTATAATGCTTGCCACATCACAACAATTTGAACCGGAAATTTTAAAAAACACTATTGCAAAAATAATAGAACACCACGATGCTTTGCGTTTACAATATACTTTTCAAGATGGGATTTGGCATCAATCCAACATTGAAAAATTGGCAGAAGCACCGTTTCATTATTTTGATTTTTCATCTGCCCCTTCTGAGAATCAATTGCAAAAAGTTTTAGAGGAAACAACAAAACTGCAAAAAAACTTAAACCTGGAAAACGGTCCGATTATCCAAAGTGCCTATTTTAAACTTTCCGGAAATTTGCAAAACAGGTTGTTCATTACAATCAATCATCTTGCTGTAGATGGCGTTTCCTGGCGTATTTTGATGGAAGATATACAAAATGCTTATGTCCAATTATCTTCCGGTAAAGAGGCACAATTACCACCAAAAACAACATCATTTCAATACTGGTCAGAACAAATCAACAAATATGCCCAATCTGCAAATCTTGAAAAAGAACACGCTTTTTGGTTAGAGCAAACTTCTCCAAACGTTGCAGGAATTCCGATAGATTTTTCTAAAGGGGAAAACTTAGAATCCTCATTAAAAACAATTGAAAGCGGCTTAGAGAAAATAACAACGGATGCCCTTTTAAAAGATGTACCGGGAGTTTATAACACCCAAATCAATGATGCATTATTGACAGCACTCTTGCGAGCCATCCAGAAAGGAACTGGCCAAAACAATCTACTTTTAGATCTTGAAGGACACGGACGTGAAGAGATTATTGAAGATGCAGATGTATCGCGAACAGTGGGCTGGTTTACATCTGTATATCCTTTAAAGCTTTCAACTACAGGTGTTTCGGACATTGCAGAAACTTTAAAATCTGTTAAAGAACAACTACGGGCAATTCCAAACAAAGGTATCGGATTTGGTTTATTGCGCTATTTGAGTAGTTCACCAGAAAAGCAAAAATTAGCTGATTTAGCAAAACCGGAGATTGTTTTTAATTATCTTGGACAATTTGATCAACGAAATGATTCGAGTGGTCAGTTTATGGCAATGAACGATATTGCCAGTCCCGAACGTTCAGATTTAAACTTACGCAGCCATCTTATTGATGTAAGCATTTCTATTGTAAACGGAGAATTAAAAACAAATTTTGGTTATAGCGAAAATTTCTTTTTAGAGGAAACAATTCAAAAACTTAGTGATGATTTTATTAATGAATTACGTCAATTAATTACCCATTGCCAGGAAGTTGAAAGTGGGAGTTATACGCCTTCAGACTTTGAAGAAGCCGATTTAGATCAGGACGAGCTGGATGATATTTTATCCGATTTTGAATAG